One Phoenix dactylifera cultivar Barhee BC4 chromosome 14, palm_55x_up_171113_PBpolish2nd_filt_p, whole genome shotgun sequence DNA window includes the following coding sequences:
- the LOC103721705 gene encoding truncated transcription factor CAULIFLOWER A-like isoform X2 yields the protein MQTAGVRGQAAAMVRGRVELRRIEDKTSRQVSFSKRRSGLLKKANELAVLCDAEVGLLVFSSKGKLYEFASTSSMEKIIERYRQFSDAERGVNRGNLGVQDLVKGFACPRTKYELLQIAQRSLDVSNIAQLSLDELSHIEKELDCALKQTMSKKTQLMMDTIARLREKAGAMEKGTESQNQRYGDNYSSTSSSGARNWAGTEAARGACPSTPHGLGTRRPQMHALRDFLRE from the exons ATGCAAACAGCGGG GGTTAGGGGTCAGGCGGCGGCAATGGTGAGGGGGAGGGTGGAGCTCCGGCGGATTGAGGACAAGACGAGCCGCCAGGTGAGTTTCTCCAAGCGGCGGAGCGGTCTACTCAAGAAGGCGAACGAGCTCGCCGTCCTCTGCGACGCCGAGGTCGGCCTCCTCGTCTTCTCCTCCAAGGGCAAGCTCTACGAGTTCGCCAGCACCTCCAG CATGGAAAAAATTATTGAGCGCTATCGCCAATTTTCAGATGCAGAAAGAGGTGTAAATAGAGGCAACCTTGGTGTTCAG GATCTTGTCAAAGGCTTTGCTTGTCCAAGAACCAAATATGAGCTGTTGCAGATTGCTCAAAG GTCTCTTGATGTATCAAATATTGCCCAGCTGAGTTTGGATGAGCTTAGTCACATCGAAAAAGAGTTAGATTGTGCACTAAAGCAAACAATGTCAAAAAAG ACCCAATTGATGATGGATACAATTGCCAGGCTCCGTGAGAAG GCGGGGGCCATGGAGAAGGGAACGGAAAGCCAAAACCAACGCTATGGTGACAATTATAGCAGCACCAGCAGCAGCGGTGCGCGCAATTGGGCGGGTACCGAGGCGGCACGCGGCGCCTGTCCTTCCACTCCGCATGGACTCGGGACGCGGCGACCGCAGATGCACGCTCTCCGGGATTTTTTGCGCGAGTGA
- the LOC103721705 gene encoding truncated transcription factor CAULIFLOWER A-like isoform X1: MQTAGVRGQAAAMVRGRVELRRIEDKTSRQVSFSKRRSGLLKKANELAVLCDAEVGLLVFSSKGKLYEFASTSSMEKIIERYRQFSDAERGVNRGNLGVQDLVKGFACPRTKYELLQIAQRSLDVSNIAQLSLDELSHIEKELDCALKQTMSKKTQLMMDTIARLREKGKALLEERRFLVSAGAMEKGTESQNQRYGDNYSSTSSSGARNWAGTEAARGACPSTPHGLGTRRPQMHALRDFLRE; this comes from the exons ATGCAAACAGCGGG GGTTAGGGGTCAGGCGGCGGCAATGGTGAGGGGGAGGGTGGAGCTCCGGCGGATTGAGGACAAGACGAGCCGCCAGGTGAGTTTCTCCAAGCGGCGGAGCGGTCTACTCAAGAAGGCGAACGAGCTCGCCGTCCTCTGCGACGCCGAGGTCGGCCTCCTCGTCTTCTCCTCCAAGGGCAAGCTCTACGAGTTCGCCAGCACCTCCAG CATGGAAAAAATTATTGAGCGCTATCGCCAATTTTCAGATGCAGAAAGAGGTGTAAATAGAGGCAACCTTGGTGTTCAG GATCTTGTCAAAGGCTTTGCTTGTCCAAGAACCAAATATGAGCTGTTGCAGATTGCTCAAAG GTCTCTTGATGTATCAAATATTGCCCAGCTGAGTTTGGATGAGCTTAGTCACATCGAAAAAGAGTTAGATTGTGCACTAAAGCAAACAATGTCAAAAAAG ACCCAATTGATGATGGATACAATTGCCAGGCTCCGTGAGAAG GGAAAGGCCTTGCTCGAGGAGAGAAGGTTTCTGGTATCG GCGGGGGCCATGGAGAAGGGAACGGAAAGCCAAAACCAACGCTATGGTGACAATTATAGCAGCACCAGCAGCAGCGGTGCGCGCAATTGGGCGGGTACCGAGGCGGCACGCGGCGCCTGTCCTTCCACTCCGCATGGACTCGGGACGCGGCGACCGCAGATGCACGCTCTCCGGGATTTTTTGCGCGAGTGA